One Candidatus Methylomirabilota bacterium DNA segment encodes these proteins:
- the hemC gene encoding hydroxymethylbilane synthase, translating into MIVRLATRGSALALAQAVLVADRLRARGAAVEVLPIRTEGDRLADARLAALGGKGLFVREIEQAVLEGRADCAVHSLKDLPAALPAGLVLAAFPPRDAAGDVLVSRRGGGLDELPAGAVVGTSSPRRVALLRALRPDLAVAPIRGNVDTRLGKLADGAFDAVIVAAAGLARLGLAPGHAQPLDPEVFVPAVGQGILAVEARAADRRIGALLEAIDHAPTRVCALAERAYLARLGASCNSPMAAHATLAGGRLRLVALVASEDGTQVLRGEDAGAPDAAEAIGRRLAESLLERGAAAVTALRG; encoded by the coding sequence ATGATCGTCCGCCTCGCCACGCGCGGGAGCGCGCTCGCCCTCGCCCAGGCCGTCCTGGTCGCCGACCGGCTCCGCGCGCGGGGCGCGGCCGTCGAGGTCCTGCCCATCCGCACCGAGGGCGACCGGCTCGCGGACGCGCGTCTCGCGGCGCTCGGCGGCAAGGGGCTCTTCGTCCGCGAGATCGAGCAGGCGGTGCTGGAGGGCCGCGCGGACTGTGCGGTGCACAGCCTCAAGGACCTGCCGGCGGCGCTCCCCGCGGGACTGGTGCTGGCGGCCTTCCCGCCGCGCGACGCCGCGGGCGACGTGCTCGTGAGCCGGCGGGGCGGCGGGCTCGACGAGCTGCCCGCCGGCGCCGTCGTCGGCACCTCGAGCCCGCGCCGCGTCGCGCTCCTCCGGGCGCTCCGGCCCGATCTCGCCGTCGCGCCCATCCGGGGCAACGTGGACACGCGCCTCGGCAAGCTGGCCGACGGCGCCTTCGACGCCGTCATCGTCGCGGCGGCCGGGCTCGCGCGCCTCGGCCTCGCCCCCGGGCACGCGCAGCCGCTCGATCCCGAGGTCTTCGTCCCCGCCGTGGGCCAGGGGATCCTCGCCGTCGAGGCGCGCGCGGCGGACCGGCGGATCGGGGCCCTCCTCGAGGCCATCGATCACGCGCCGACGCGCGTCTGCGCGCTCGCCGAGCGCGCCTACCTCGCGCGGCTCGGCGCGTCCTGCAACTCCCCCATGGCCGCCCACGCGACGCTCGCCGGCGGGCGCCTCCGCCTCGTCGCCCTCGTGGCGAGCGAGGACGGCACGCAGGTCCTTCGCGGCGAAGACGCGGGCGCGCCCGACGCGGCCGAGGCGATCGGCCGGCGGCTCGCCGAGTCGCTGCTCGAGCGCGGCGCCGCCGCCGTCACGGCGCTCCGGGGGTGA